The proteins below come from a single Leptospira harrisiae genomic window:
- a CDS encoding LIC_13355 family lipoprotein has translation MSRFHTKSKLLFLFLITLTFSQCTEKENNNDLLLPLLALPLTNSSSVGPCPPTSLPITIPIANTVVSANSTVSGFNDSSKAINGICGGGEFSGSLDVYALNLTGVGATIILSWAGKTVKNVSGIDFIVYENPFRVSETSDRYAFDPMVVQVSFEGTNYCGFDLSGFNSSVVDSNKISSWPGFGGLRPVLYNMATKPFTLNELFTSTGSGFLLGGGDGFNLDDLIVGGPGANCDSTARTNIQTNGFKFIKMISASAVTNPNTGSGYAYPHSYNNGPDIDGVVAKSVE, from the coding sequence GTGAGTAGGTTCCATACAAAATCAAAACTATTATTCCTGTTCTTAATCACTTTAACTTTTTCACAATGTACCGAGAAGGAAAATAATAATGATCTCTTATTGCCATTATTAGCACTGCCACTTACAAACTCTTCTTCTGTGGGCCCGTGCCCACCAACATCGCTACCGATAACTATCCCAATTGCAAATACAGTTGTCTCTGCTAATTCCACTGTGAGTGGATTCAACGACTCATCGAAAGCAATCAATGGCATTTGTGGTGGTGGAGAGTTTTCCGGATCTTTAGATGTTTATGCATTAAATTTAACGGGAGTTGGCGCAACTATCATTTTGTCTTGGGCTGGAAAGACAGTAAAGAATGTTTCCGGAATTGATTTTATAGTATATGAAAATCCCTTCAGAGTTTCAGAAACTAGCGATCGATATGCGTTTGATCCAATGGTAGTTCAAGTTTCCTTTGAAGGAACAAATTACTGTGGATTTGATCTCAGCGGTTTTAATTCAAGTGTAGTCGATAGCAATAAAATTTCCTCTTGGCCTGGATTTGGTGGCCTTAGACCAGTTCTTTACAATATGGCAACGAAACCATTTACTTTAAATGAATTATTTACATCGACAGGTAGCGGATTTTTGTTAGGTGGCGGAGATGGATTCAATCTTGATGATTTAATCGTTGGTGGCCCTGGTGCCAATTGCGATTCGACAGCTCGTACAAATATCCAAACCAATGGATTCAAATTTATAAAAATGATTTCAGCTTCGGCTGTCACTAATCCAAATACGGGTTCGGGATATGCCTACCCGCACTCATATAACAATGGGCCTGACATTGACGGGGTCGTTGCCAAGTCTGTTGAATGA